GGAACTAATCTTAACTGGCCGTTATGCCCCAGCAGCGCTGATCGAAAAAGCTGATCTTGTCACCGAAATGGCCGAGGTGAAGCACTATTATCGCCAGCAGGTAATAGCACGCGATGGGATCGAACGATAATCGCTCATTTATTCGTTCGGCCTGATTCGCGATTGTTCAACTCTTCTATGCTTCAAAATTGTAATTCACTTCAAATTGATGCATCAGGTGGAAAACTAATAGGCACTAAGAAAGGGTTCTTTTCAGCTCATTTGAACTGCTTACCTCCCAAGGGGCTTCCATTCAATTTGAGAGTTCAGCAGGAGATTGCATATTTAGTTTATCCTACTGAATCGTAGCAATGAATCATGTTGCTCATTTCCCTGTCATTTCTTTGATGGAGGCAATATCCTTTTCAACGAACAAGAAGCTGAATAAATGCCTAAATTCGGAGAGATAGGAGTTTTGGTTGCAGATAGTTGATCTTTGCAGAAGACTCTTAACGTACTCCCAGTCTCAAGACATTTCGATGCTTGAACTCATCATAGTCAAACAGCGGAGTGATTGTAAATTTAACCAATGAGCGATAATTGAAATACAGCCATTTCGATAAAAATTTCGCTTGACTTTTTCAAAAAAATTAATTATACATTATTTTAGCTAAAGAGGGGACTTAACAGAATCACATATCATGCCGATTTTGAATCCTGTGACAAAGCGGATTGTTCTAGCCAGTCAATCACCGCGGCGGATCGAGCTGCTGAAAAAAGTCATTCCGACATTTGAGATTTGCGCTACCCATTTCGATGAGCCCATGCCTGAGATTTTCAGCCCAGAGCAGTTGGTGATGTCTATATCCATGCATAAAGCGGCTGCAACAGCGCAGCAGATCGATTCTGGGGTCGTGATTGGCGCGGATTCGATCGTAGTCCTTGATGGGAAAATATTGGGCAAGCCTCAGGACCGCAAAGAGAGCTATCAAATGCTAAGCTCATTGAGCGGTCGAGTGCATCGAGTGTACACGGGTTTTTCCATCATCAGTGTCCCAGAGCAGCGCAGCATAAGCGATTATGAAGTCACCGAAGTGAAATTTCGACAGTTGGAGCCATGGGAAATTGAGGCTTACATCGAATCGGGTCAACCCTTCGACAAGGCTGGCGCTTATGGGATTCAAGATGATGCGGCTATTTTCGTTGAGTCCATCACTGGTGACTACTACAACGTCGTTGGTTTGCCGCTTACCAAATTATTTCTTGCCTTGAGGACGATTTTAAACGGGGAAGGAAAAAATTGAGAGAACAGGACCTGATTGCCTTTGGCAATAAGCTGAAAAAGTTTCGAGAAGAACAAAAACTCGATTTGAAATCCATTGCCGAGCGGACCAAAATCAACATCGGCTATCTTAAGAATCTCGAAGAGGGGAATTTCAATTTTCTACCAGAACTTTACGTCAGAAGTTTTTTAAAACTGTATCTTCAACAATTGGGCGGAAATTGGGTGGATTGGCTAGACGAATATGATGACATTCGTGCTCGAAAAAAGGCGAGCGAACCTGTAGTGGTTGCTGAAACAGCAGCACCCGAACCAGCCAAACGCTGGAGCTTGCGGAACCAAATCACCGCAATTCTTGACAGATTGAAACCTTACCTGCGTCAAATGCGCACGGTTTGGATTGGGCTAATCGCCTTGGTTATATTCGTTGCCGTGATTGCATTCATCAAAACTCAAAGCGATGAACCAGTGGTTAGGGCTCAACCCGAAATTGTCAGCGTATTGCCTGATACGGCGATTAGCGATACGAATCAGATCGCAGCGGATAGTAGCCAAATTGTCCCAGCGCCAAAATTTTTAAGTTTAGAGCTAAAAGCTCTAGAGAAAACCTGGTTACAAATTGTAGTTGACGATAGCTTGGCAAAGGAACTTACTTTTGAAAGCGGTGCGAACCAGCGCTGGCAGGCCCGAGAGCGCTTCAAACTACGCATCGGTAATGCAGCCGGAGTTCGGCTGTACCTAAATGGCCAAGATCTGGGGAAGCTGGGACATGCTGGAGAAGTGGTTAAATTCGATTTAACCGAGCAAGGAATTCAAAAGAGCACACTATAATGAAAACCACGAAAAAGTTTACTCTCACAATGAGATGGGCGCTTATTCTTGTGCAAATCGGAATGATACTATCGTGCACTCAGCACCAGCCGAAGATGGATCGCAGCCGCACAGCAATGCCTTCGAGGCTTATCATGACTGGGGAATTAACGGCGCAACAATTATTAGATAATCTGGCAGCATATCGAAGCGGCAAGGTTGCGTATCAGCCCGATCCTGAGGCTCTCTCCGCGCTGCGTTCGCTCGGGTCCGACATTCAGATCCTCGTTTTTTTAGGGACGTGGTGTCCCGATTCGGAGCGGGAAGTCCCACGATTTCTCAAAATTATGGAATTGACAAAAGGTGGGCCAATTAGCTATCAGCTCATCGGATTGGATCGCTCGAAACGAGATGCTTTCGGGCTTGCCGAAAAATATCAGATTGAATTTGTGCCCACATTTGTGGTAATTCAACAAGATGAAGAGATCGGGCGCATTGTCGAATCAGCAACAGTAAGCTTAGAGCAGGATCTGTTAGAAATCATTGAATCTGGAATTGGGAAGAAATAATGCTGCTGCGCGAAGTAAAAGACATCTATATGATCGCCATTTGTGGTACCGCCATGGGTTCATTGGCGGCAATGTTAAAATCTCAAGGGTACAAAGTTTCTGGTTCGGATAGCCATGTCTATCCCCCCATGAGCACCTTCTTAGCTTCCCAGGGTATTCAGGTTTATGAAGGATTTGATCCTGCCCATCTTGATCCAAAGCCAGACCTGGTGATCATCGGCAATGCGATGTCGCGCGGTAATCCAGAGGTGGAGGCAGTGCTCGAGCGAAAAATCCCCTATACTTCGCTCCCAGAAGCACTAAAAAATTTTTTTATTCAGGGCAAAACATCTATTGTGGTGACAGGGACTCACGGCAAAACGACCACGACATCATTGATCGCCTGGTTGTTGGAGTTTGCTGGCAAAGATCCCAGCTTTCTGATTGGTGGGATCCCTAAAAATTTCGGTCAGGGCTTTAAAGTTGGAAATAGCGATCTGTTCGTAGTTGAAGGGGATGAGTACGACACTGCATTTTTCGACAAGGCCGCCAAGTTCTTTCATTATTTGCCCCATATTTTGGTCATCAATAACATCGAATTCGACCACGCCGATATCTATGATAATCTTGATCAGATCAAATTGGCTTTTCGTCGTCTGATCAATTTGGTGCCGCGAAATGGGTTGCTATTGGCCAATCGAGAG
This candidate division KSB1 bacterium DNA region includes the following protein-coding sequences:
- a CDS encoding Maf family protein gives rise to the protein MPILNPVTKRIVLASQSPRRIELLKKVIPTFEICATHFDEPMPEIFSPEQLVMSISMHKAAATAQQIDSGVVIGADSIVVLDGKILGKPQDRKESYQMLSSLSGRVHRVYTGFSIISVPEQRSISDYEVTEVKFRQLEPWEIEAYIESGQPFDKAGAYGIQDDAAIFVESITGDYYNVVGLPLTKLFLALRTILNGEGKN
- a CDS encoding DUF4115 domain-containing protein, with product MREQDLIAFGNKLKKFREEQKLDLKSIAERTKINIGYLKNLEEGNFNFLPELYVRSFLKLYLQQLGGNWVDWLDEYDDIRARKKASEPVVVAETAAPEPAKRWSLRNQITAILDRLKPYLRQMRTVWIGLIALVIFVAVIAFIKTQSDEPVVRAQPEIVSVLPDTAISDTNQIAADSSQIVPAPKFLSLELKALEKTWLQIVVDDSLAKELTFESGANQRWQARERFKLRIGNAAGVRLYLNGQDLGKLGHAGEVVKFDLTEQGIQKSTL
- a CDS encoding thioredoxin family protein, translated to MTGELTAQQLLDNLAAYRSGKVAYQPDPEALSALRSLGSDIQILVFLGTWCPDSEREVPRFLKIMELTKGGPISYQLIGLDRSKRDAFGLAEKYQIEFVPTFVVIQQDEEIGRIVESATVSLEQDLLEIIESGIGKK